Proteins from a genomic interval of Hoplias malabaricus isolate fHopMal1 chromosome 13, fHopMal1.hap1, whole genome shotgun sequence:
- the wfikkn2a gene encoding WAP, Kazal, immunoglobulin, Kunitz and NTR domain-containing protein 2: MWWMLFPRWIWFLFGQLCVLRLVRAMTISKVVYSHAGMCPNEMNPNLWVDAMSTCMRECESDQDCETFEKCCLNVCGGKSCVAARYMDIKGNKGPVGMPKEATCDKFMCNQQGSECDIWDGQPVCKCRDRCEREPRFTCASDGMTYYNKCYMDAEACSKGVTLTEVTCRFHLMWPNTSPLPEETTMHPTTISLETTPVDIQRPTMISNPAHNFVFVGETASFLCEVTGKPKPEITWEKQVEGKENMVMRPNHVRGNVVVTNIAQLVIYNAQLQDAGIYTCTAKNLGGTVQAHFPLSVIHREQGKDDIYKNSTRLPAEECLKAPDMGDCGEESISWYYESKRNNCFTFTYSQCNKNRNHFDTYESCMLNCGAELAHPCSLPSLQGPCKAYEPRWAYNHLLKQCQSFVYGGCGGNENNFESKEACEDMCPFPKNNNCKLCKPRQRMVTSFCKSDFVILGRMTEMTEDQDSGHALITVEEILKDEKMGLKFFGQEPLEVTLLNMDWNCPCPNITNSEGQLIIMGEVHNGMAVLQPDSFVGSSSSRRVRKLREVINKKTCAFLKEFGNTQ, from the exons ATGTGGTGGATGCTGTTTCCCCGCTGGATCTGGTTCTTGTTTGGGCAGCTCTGTGTCCTGCGACTGGTCAGAGCTATGACCATCTCCAAAGTTGTCTATTCCCACGCGGGCATGTGTCCTAATGAGATGAATCCCAACTTGTGGGTGGACGCCATGAGCACCTGCATGCGCGAATGCGAATCCGACCAG GACTGTGAGACATTTGAGAAATgctgtttaaatgtgtgtgggGGCAAGAGTTGTGTGGCTGCACGCTATATGGACATAAAAGGCAACAAAGGACCAGTGGGAATGCCAAAAGAAGCCACTTGTGACAAGTTCATGTGCAACCAGCAAGGATCAGAATGTGACATCTGGGATGGACAGCCAGTGTGCAAGTGTCGTGATCGCTGTGAGAGGGAGCCACGCTTCACCTGTGCCTCCGATGGCATGACCTACTATAATAAGTGCTACATGGATGCAGAGGCCTGCTCTAAGGGTGTGACCCTCACCGAAGTCACTTGTCGATTTCACCTCATGTGGCCCAACACCAGCCCTCTGCCTGAGGAGACCACCATGCATCCCACCACAATCAGTTTGGAGactacacctgtggacatcCAGCGTCCCACTATGATCAGCAATCCAGCGCacaactttgtgtttgttggtgaGACGGCAAGCTTCTTGTGTGAAGTTACTGGTAAACCCAAACCAGAGATTACCTGGGAGAAGCAGGTGGAGGGGAAGGAGAATATGGTTATGCGGCCTAACCATGTACGTGGCAATGTGGTAGTTACAAACATTGCCCAACTTGTCATCTACAATGCCCAACTTCAGGATGCTGGTATTTATACCTGCACTGCTAAGAATCTGGGAGGAACCGTACAAGCTCATTTCCCATTGTCTGTCATCCATAGGGAGCAGGGCAAGGATGACATCTATAAAAATTCAACTCGACTACCTGCCGAGGAATGCCTGAAAGCCCCTGACATGGGTGACTGTGGAGAGGAGAGCATCAGCTGGTACTATGAATCCAAACGCAATAACTGCTTCACCTTTACCTACAGCCAGTGCAACAAAAACAGGAATCACTTTGACACATATGAGTCATGCATGCTGAATTGTGGAGCTGAGCTGGCTCACCCCTGCTCCCTGCCCAGCCTCCAAGGACCCTGCAAAGCGTATGAACCACGATGGGCATACAACCATCTTCTTAAGCAATGCCAGTCTTTTGTCTATGGTGGCTGCGGTGGCAATGAAAACAATTTTGAAAGCAAGGAGGCCTGTGAGGACATGTGTCCCTTCCCTAAGAACAACAACTGCAAGCTGTGCAAGCCGCGGCAGAGAATGGTCACCAGCTTCTGCAAGAGTGACTTTGTGATCTTAGGCCGGATGACAGAAATGACAGAAGACCAGGACTCTGGCCACGCACTCATCACTGTTGAGGAGATCCTGAAGGATGAGAAGATGGGCTTGAAGTTCTTTGGACAGGAGCCGCTGGAGGTGACACTGCTCAACATGGATTGGAACTGCCCATGTCCCAACATTACTAATTCAGAAGGCCAGCTAATTATAATGGGGGAGGTGCATAATGGCATGGCAGTGCTGCAGCCTGACAGCTTTGTTGGCAGCTCCAGCAGCCGCCGTGTACGCAAGCTCCGCGAAGTCATTAATAAGAAGACATGTGCCTTTCTTAAAGAGTTTGGCAACACACAATAG